In Streptomyces sp. NBC_01551, one DNA window encodes the following:
- a CDS encoding nitroreductase/quinone reductase family protein yields MSFNQAVIEEFRANAGKVGGPFEGAELLLLTTTGARSGREHTAPLGCVRGPGGQGVYVVGSAAGADRHPDWYHNLLARPLVRVEAGTEDYEAVAVPAEGARREELFAHVVREEPGYGEYQRKTRRVIPVVELQRTHGAGSEEGGVAGMVVRVHGWLRTQIGEILRLPAGEAAAPVGMQLRQHCLAFCQTLDAHHTGEDAGLFPWLAGQHPQLAGFFRRLGDEHREMARMQQELGEALRRDQGGAVRRELEVLGRRLLAHLDREEAELLPVLRALGA; encoded by the coding sequence ATGTCGTTCAATCAGGCTGTCATAGAGGAATTCCGAGCCAACGCCGGCAAGGTCGGCGGGCCCTTCGAAGGGGCCGAGCTCCTTCTGCTCACCACCACCGGGGCGCGCTCCGGGCGGGAGCACACCGCGCCGCTGGGGTGTGTGCGCGGGCCGGGAGGGCAGGGGGTGTACGTCGTCGGGTCCGCGGCCGGGGCCGACCGGCACCCGGACTGGTATCACAATCTGCTCGCGCGTCCCCTCGTACGGGTCGAGGCCGGGACCGAGGACTACGAGGCCGTGGCCGTGCCCGCCGAAGGGGCGCGGCGGGAGGAGCTGTTCGCGCACGTCGTGCGGGAGGAGCCCGGGTACGGGGAGTACCAGAGGAAGACGCGGCGCGTGATCCCCGTCGTGGAGTTGCAGCGCACGCACGGGGCCGGGAGCGAGGAGGGCGGCGTCGCGGGCATGGTCGTGCGGGTGCACGGGTGGCTGCGGACGCAGATCGGCGAGATCCTGCGGCTGCCCGCCGGTGAGGCCGCCGCGCCGGTCGGGATGCAGCTGCGCCAGCACTGCCTGGCCTTCTGCCAGACCCTGGACGCCCACCACACCGGGGAGGACGCCGGGCTGTTCCCGTGGCTCGCCGGGCAGCATCCGCAGCTCGCCGGGTTCTTCCGGCGGCTGGGGGACGAGCACCGGGAGATGGCCCGGATGCAGCAGGAGCTCGGCGAGGCGCTCCGCCGGGATCAGGGCGGGGCCGTCAGGCGGGAGTTGGAGGTGCTCGGCCGGCGGCTGCTGGCGCATCTCGACCGCGAGGAGGCCGAACTGCTGCCGGTGCTGCGGGCGCTGGGAGCCTGA
- a CDS encoding sortase: protein MTRTLDPVCRRTRRARRVATTTALAVAVSGALAACGGAAAAGGPELAPDPKVGSTAAAAPVADTGLSLPKSRPTGMRIDAAGVDAKKMLDLKVDAATGELGVPDADTDADTPGWWTGGVTPGEKGVAVLVAHFDTAHGPALMKDVKKIKLGDRIEVPREDGKTAAFKIREIEDVNKKDFPTDKVYGPTRRAELRLLTCGGEIKDGHRTNNVIFYADLVA from the coding sequence ATGACCCGCACCCTCGATCCCGTCTGCCGCCGCACCCGCCGGGCCCGCCGCGTCGCCACCACCACCGCCCTCGCGGTCGCCGTGTCCGGCGCCCTCGCGGCCTGCGGTGGCGCCGCGGCCGCGGGCGGTCCGGAGCTCGCCCCGGACCCGAAGGTCGGCAGCACGGCCGCCGCCGCTCCGGTGGCGGACACCGGGCTCTCGCTCCCGAAGTCGCGCCCGACCGGCATGAGGATCGACGCGGCCGGGGTGGACGCGAAGAAGATGCTCGACCTCAAGGTGGACGCGGCCACGGGAGAGCTCGGCGTACCCGACGCGGACACGGACGCCGACACCCCCGGCTGGTGGACGGGCGGCGTCACGCCGGGCGAGAAGGGCGTCGCCGTGCTCGTCGCGCACTTCGACACCGCTCACGGGCCGGCGCTGATGAAGGACGTCAAGAAGATCAAGCTCGGCGACCGGATCGAGGTGCCGCGCGAGGACGGGAAGACCGCCGCCTTCAAGATCCGCGAGATCGAGGACGTCAACAAGAAGGACTTCCCGACCGACAAGGTCTACGGGCCGACCCGGCGCGCCGAGCTGCGCCTGCTGACCTGCGGCGGTGAGATCAAGGACGGCCACCGCACCAACAACGTCATCTTCTACGCCGATCTGGTGGCGTGA